The following nucleotide sequence is from Schistocerca serialis cubense isolate TAMUIC-IGC-003099 chromosome 4, iqSchSeri2.2, whole genome shotgun sequence.
attttacttctCCTGTATCGCCTTTTCCTGCTTACTAACATGGAGGGCATGGAGTCAGATAGCAAATTCTCACTTTCGACATCCACCATGGGCCCATTTTGAGTTTTTTCACTATTGTCATCACAGGTTTGTCAAGGTTTCTGAGTGTAAAGATGAAACAGACACCTCAGTGTACAAGCCTATGCCGAATAATGCAGAATGTAACACATTTCTCAGTGAAAGAAAGTAGCTAATATGATAACCACAAGTTATATATACGAACCTGACAAATTTCGTTTAACAGGTGGTTTTCGTGTGGGTACTTTGGGTAgaaggtgctgtggaaaattaagaattgttggtatagcatctaccttcaaacacacacgtccaaatttttctctgtccaaACATTCCTCttcagtgttttgaacatactttggaatattttgtggggacaaaattactcctcattttctggagccacatctttactcgttgttcatccttcgaGGCAACTAAAATATAAATcgcacataatcattctccatgtcctgaacacacttaacatggtctcctactgtaccTTTATaataaacaaaaaggtttggacacacatattgtatgaagacaattacagactcccacactattgaatttatctgtctcccgtgtttcaaatctatatacataatcgacaagtcactgataaatgcatggaggatagtatttgctgaaacaactaaccattccctttcctgttccactagcaaggaAGCGGTTGTTTgcaagcttttgtacgagccgtaatatctattatatagtcataaaatcgtagaaaaataggtctacagaatcaagccttaattataatgcgtctcgaaatttttaaacgtatacagtgtctcttaataatatgataactataattagagctacatggtatgtacccatgaaaagttattATCCCTCCCTtcacagtaattcaccatcgctattacactatcaacaaacggtaaaaactcaacaaaaactcttgatattataaacttcaaactctgcggaaagcgCACACGCTCGGCAAAGTCGCGAAAACACGTGACattcctggtttaatgttgacaacatgcgcagaacgcaatgctcactccatagacatTTTCTCTATGTATACAATACTGTTCAAAACATTTAACTCTAAACACATACATCACGTTGCTCTAGAGAGCAGAAGCGTTTGTGAAACatagttttatattaaattaacGCCACACGCACTACTAGAGCGTCCTTCTATGGCTTAACACATTGCAGTCGGGCCACAGATACTACTGCAATCCCTCAGAAGTCGTAGACTTTTGCGCCTTTTTTACATGGCTCCTGACCAAAAGGTTATGAAGGAAAGCAAAACCTTTTAACTGATGTGTGTGTTATCATCCTATATCTAAACATTTGTTTAAAGTTTTTTGTAAGATAtcatatatttacagaattattatattttgaaaattagatgattCAGAGGTagaaaaaaagtttgaaattgcaagaaatcagaatttattataaaataaatgcacaaaattatttcattgaatTTTTACAACTCTTTTCATTGAGTAAAATTTGTCTTTGTGTGATATTGCTTGAAACAGTCAGGTAGACACAATCCTACATTACATTCTTCACCCCACCATCTCGCCTCCCTTCTCACTCGTTTGCCAGTACTCCGTGCGCCCTTCTCAGAGCAAACAATGCAATATCTTGATGCATATTTCTTgcttgttgtcgatgggacgtgaGTGGGGAAATGCCTTGCTGTTAGCCTGTTTGCTGCTGAACCCTGCTTTTCGTTTTCGTTGAAAACTTCGCcggatttctccagtatttgttttCCCAGGTTCACCATAAAAGTAAACAAGCTGGTTCGTTTGTGAGAGACAGGCCGAAGTTTCTTGTACAGAATGTAAGAATTGACCACGCACATcataaatacatgaaaaaataCCTTTTTCCACCATTTCATTGTTCGTCGTTGAAAATAATAGGTCACCAGCTGATCTCCATGATCAacaccagttttatttttattataatcaaGTATGAGATCAGGCTTCAGTTTTTCTACCATTCCAGCCTTGGATTTTGTCTTAGTAACACTACTTGTCATTCTATGTTTGGTAGAAAGGGCAAACACATCCCTAGTATCTTTCCAGTGAAGTGCTAGCACggaattttttctcttgaatacGATTTCACCTCTTCTTAGTTTATTCTGTTTGAATTCCTGTGGTAGGCCTCTTCTGTTTCTCATTACTGTGCCAACAGCAGATGTGCCCTCATCAAACAACTTTTCAAATAATTTTACAGAAGTATAAAAGCGGTCCATGTACAATGTATGACCCTTACGTAGATAACTGTTGCACAAACGTAGCACCACTGAATCTGCACTGTTGTCTTTTTCACCTGCACCGGTGTACACTTCACAGTTCAAAACATATCCTGTTGCTGAATCACTTAGAATGAAAAATTTTATACCATACCTGCTCTGTTTGTTCTTGATATATACTCGAAATCGAATTCTCCCTCTGAATGGACATAAACCTTCATCAACTGTGAGATTCTCGCCAGGAGAAAAACTGTTCTTGCTTTTCAGTACAAAGTTATCAAAAAAAGGTCGGATTTTGTGTATAGGGTCATGGTTTGGTTGACCCCTTCGTACATAATTGTCGTTGTTATTTACGTGAAGCATAAAGTAAATTGACCTAAATCTGTCTCTTTTCATGATTTTTGCAGGTAAGGAGGAATCTAGCATTAGGTCATTGCTCCAATAGTCCGTAATATTTGGTTTGTGTACAAGGCACATGTGAATAATTATAGCAAAAAACTGATACATCTCATGTAGCTTCACAGCAGACCAATTGGCCCAAAGCGACctggaagttattttattttgcatcCGCAATTTGGAAATTGTTGCTGCAGCGTAGCGGTTTGTTTCTGTCTTTATATTTTTGATGACATTTGCGTCAATAAAGACGCTCCAACAGTCAAATTCAGTGCTTTCGGCGCTCAAAGGTGCCAAGACATTACTTACGCCTTCAAAGAGCGGTAATTGTTGTAGGACATCGTCATTTACCCATTCAACAACGTTGTTTTGGGACTGCTGTTGTTGTATTCTGCCTCTGCCTTTTTGAATGGGAGCTTCACACTCTTCTAATACGTCTGATGGCTCATTTTCATTTTCGGACCACTCGTTGTTACCTTCGAAATAAATGACAAAGTCAGTGAAACTGCCGAGATTATAATTGTGATTCGTAACCACAATGACTGACCATTATAATTACCATCTATTTCAGAAGAACTATTTTCAGTTTGAAATCCATCATCGTCAATTTCAGATGCAGATTCTTCCAGCAGCCTCAGAATTTCCTCTTCAGTCAAACTGTCCCCCATTTTACGACAAACGTTTGCGATAAAGACAACTACATAAGCACACTGCAAGAGTGAATGCGCGGGAATTGTTTTGGCGCCTTTTTTGAGTGACATAGCGCTTAGAGGATGCAGGAACACCATCTAGCGGTCGTCCGATGTAGTACAAGACCGAAACACTCAACTCCAGATGTCACTGCACGGATATAATGCGCCGCAACCTGAAATAATAATCGAGAAGGCGGCGCTCGGAGAATCTCCGAGCGCCGACTGTTACGGCAATAAATGCGCGCTCGTAGTTTCTACGGGCAACGACCGGAATGTGTTAAGCTATGTTGTCCAAGACGCGACAGTTCGCTGCACCTACGACGCTGCCAGCTCCatttttcccaccctggcagacggcgacaaggccgcaacacgacaggagtcgtcgctgtttcccaagctctggtcggcggtggcggattcaaatacataagaaaaataagaattccgattttcttgctgtaaaaaatactgtatgttaatggtacaaagttacatcggctcccagagttagtttttcgatacagattctccttttactttaaaaaaattgaaagctatctcttccggttttgcgtgtaattttcgctgtatattacttctctatcgattgtggggaaagtaaaaggcacaaaaaaattgatgtttgtttatcttacagtttcacatcacagcttgataatgaggtttctatttttccgatattcgtcagagttattccgatacttaacttacaagtaacctactgcataaaatttgaattgcgtacagtgaaaaatgtggtcgctggctacttcgcgtatggttcacgttaggtcatacatcgttgccgatgaaaagaagctaacataccgaaagtatttttaaagttgagatcagaaagaTATCGATCTcagtttccgagatttgggctcatatatctccgggagcgtcgcgactagccgccagttctgtcgacgcgcaacgtgaatcatgtggtcatcacacgatagagactgcatttgttttgtttcgctgacacatttggacctagtgaaaccattttatgtcacatatttctccggtatgagttactaatatttctccatatgctcttgacaatttcatttaaaatgccaggaaatgtaggtttcttaaaagtaaagacttGCTGCCTTCAATATATTTTCATCTCATTCTTGGGAAGAGGATAAGTTACTCACCTCTAGTATTTTCTTCTGAACCTGGACGAGGATACCCAAGTAGAAGTAGACGTCCTAACAAAACCAACAAACGtaaaaaatttacgtttttcaacAGAGCGCAAAAACGTTCAAATTAGTTTAATATCGCCTTGTcatcaattatattttttatatgatGTGGTAGGTACATCATAGCGACACTGGGTTTGAGTATTACTTCCCGTGAGTATCGCATTGTCGCTTCACAGTACATCATGCGATAAGTACGGATGGGAATGCCTGTGTCGCTCAGCTGTATTTGACCTACACTTGTCAGTAGCGGCGCGTGTTTCCCAAGCTGCGGTCCGTCATTGACATGATGGAGAGAAGTAGAGCCACATTCGATTTCACTTTAAAGTACTTAGATATCTTACAGCAAGAAGAAGACAATGACACAGTTACGTTGTTGTGGCTCcacaacaaaaggaaaaagaaggttcATTGTCTTTTGGCGATGAAGGCTGTTACAacattttgattaatagtcacctTTTAAATGACGATACGAAATTCAGACATTATTTCagattgtcagccagtttgctcaTGTTTTGGAACTTAGAGAAAATCGTGCAACCGGGTCAAGAAACCTATCAGTGCAGCTGAAAAACTCGCAGTGACGCTAAGGTACGTGTAGTTTTATCTTATGTACATTTGCGGCGCTGGGTTCAGAACAATTGTTTGTTCATCTGAAACTTTTGATGCAGCTTGTATTTCTTTCGTCTCCGGCTTTTATCAGATTTATTGATATGGATTCAACTTTCGTATGGTCTTTGAAATCAGTCCCAGTGATGGAAACCGTATTGTCTATCATTTCATTCAACTGAGAGAGCAAAATATTGCAGACATATCTGGaccaacacgtgaggcaatactaaccttacgacttatcttagaagaaagattaagaaaaggcaaacctacgtttctagcatttgtagacttagagaaagcttttgacaacgttaactggaatactctctttcaaattctgaaggtggcaggggtaaaatacagggagcgaaaggctatttacaatttgtacagaaaccagatggcagttataagagtcgaggggcatgaaagggaagcagtggttgggaaaggagtgagacagggttgtagcctctccccgatgttattcaatctgtatattgagcaagcagtaaaggaaacaaaagaaaaattcggagtagatattaaaattcatggagaagaagtaaaaactttgaggttcgccgatgacattgtaattgtcagagacagcaaaggacttggaagagcagttgaacggaatggacagtgtcttgaaaggaggatataagatgaacatcaacaaaagcaaaacgaggataatggaatgtagtcaaattaaatcgggtgatgctgaggggattagattaggaaatgagacacttaaagtagtaaaggagttttgctatttagggagtaaaataactgatgatggtcgaagtagagaggatatttaaaatgtagactggcaatggcaaggaaatcgtttctgaagaagagaaatttgttaacatcgagtatagatttaagtgtcaggaagtcgtttctgaaagtatttgtatggagtgtagccatatatggaagtgaaatatggaagtgaaacatggacgataaccagtttggacaagaagagaatagaagctttcgaaatgtggtgctacagaagaatgctgaagataaggtgggtagatcacgtaactaatgaggaggtattgaataggataggggagaagagaagtttgtggcacaacttgactagaagaagggatcgattggtaggacatgttttgaggcatcaagggatcacaaatttagcattggagggcagcgtggagggtaaaaatcgtagagggagaccaagagatcaatacactaagcagattcagaaggatgtaggttgcagtaggtactgggagatgaagaagcttgcacaggatagagtaggatggagggctgcatcaaaccagtctcaggactgaagaccacaacaacaacaacaacaacaacaacaacatctggaaCAAAGTCTCTATCGTTTTAGCTTATTAAATGTATCAACAAAAGTTGCATGGAAATGCATGAGAATGTGTCCTATAATATTTACATTTACGTAAATTCATCAGATTCGGCCATAAACCGTATTCCAGGGAATATGGAAAACAATACTCTTTACTTATCACACATATCATCTGTATCATACATGAGACAGATGAATCTACAAGGAGCATCACATTTACCTTCGTTCACATGACCTAAGCTAATTTTTATGGTGCACCACAAAACCGACTGAATTGGTatgaatgaatgaaattatttcagCAAACACTGTTATGCATGTCATTACACATGTACATGGTtatcttaataaaaaaaattatcaaccACAGGCTTCAATTATTATCCCCAACATCACATTAGCAAAAAACTGGTCCGTTTCCtagctttatttttcttttatttctccacGCAAGTCCCAAAAATGTTTCGTCTGTTCTTGCAGTATCCCATGGAAGCTAAGTGTATTCAAAATAGTAGCTTAATGGGTTCTCTTATTTTCAGGTTCTTGGCAACAGGAGAATCTTTCGCATCCTTAGCATTCTCCTTCCGAATCTCCACAGGATACATCAGTAGACTAGTGGAAGAAGTACTCACCGCACTTGTCAACAGACTTTCTCCACATTACCTGCCAGTACCTTCAGAAGAGAAACTTTCGGAAAATGCAAGGGAATTTTGTAACaaatggcagtttccaaactgTGTCGGTGCTATAGATGGCAAGCACATTAGAATGATTTGCCCACCTAATTGTGGATACCTTTAATACAATCACCATgagtatttctctaccgttctctTAGCTATTGTCGATGCAAAATATAAGTTTGTAATGATAGACGTTGGATCATATGGAAAAGGAGGAGACAGCGGAATCTTACATAAATCAAAAATAGGGACCTTGCTTAGCCAAACAGGAGTTTTATCCTcctgcaactgctcttccagattctGATACTGTGACACCATGCATCATTGTAGGTGATGAAGCATTCAGTCTTGCCAAATACATGATGAAACCATATACAAGAAGTGAAGCACGCCAGGATGCACAAAAGAGAATTTTCAATTACAGATTGTGTCGGGCCAGAAGAGTCTCAGAAAACAGTTTTGCACCCCTGGCCCAAGTTTTTAGAGTATTCTACCAACCAGTTGCTGTTAAAGTGACTATGCGTGACAAAATAGTTATTGCAGCATTGTTTGCATAATCTATTGAGAGATGCCTACCTCGAAAGAAATCGGGAACCCTACTACACCGAGGATAAAACGCTGCAGCAACCAACGCAAAACTTTGTTGCCATCACACCTCATGGCGGTTTCTCTCAAATGGAAGGTTTCCAGGTTAGAAAGCAGTTTACAGATTATTTCGCAAATGAAGGTTCTGTACCTCGGCAAAACAGATATTGAACCCCAGGCAAGAATAACTAATGATTATTATTGCTATGTAGGACAGCCATATTTCCTGTTAATATAGttaattttataatgtacttgtctcttcagtttgtagtgccacaaataagaataattttcaacactataagaaagtttattttcataattgtAACTGATTTAAAACGACAAAAAAAATCGTGAAACTGAATGAAACAACATGCATATTAAAAACTGCACACTTTTATAAATGAAGCAAAATTTTTACAAAAGAGAAAATATACAGTGCATGTTGCTTACGGTACAATCGCCTCAGATAGTTTTAGGCTGTTCTGCCGTAGTCTGAAACTTTTCATTTTAAAGTTGCATGTCCATCACTagaatgcagatttttttttttttttttctctgccaaaatAGTAGGATGGAATGATTTCATTGTCAGGCCCATGCTGCGTAAGAACAAATAGACATCATCTTCCTTTGCACTTGTCTCCaggtatcttttttttatttcttcaaatgcCGTTTCCCGCTCACTCTGTCGTTTTTCGAACAGGTCAAATATTCTATCCTCAAAACGCAACTTCTTCCTTTTACGTACATTTGTGCCGCTGGGACGAGGTACTTGATTCAACTGCTTAGAATTGTGCCTAGATCTACTGTGCATTCCACCTCTGTCGTTTCAGACGTTTCTGGCCGAGGAGATTCAACGTGTGTATTCTCCTCGAAATCAGTTATAATGTCAGAAACTATACTGTCAGACGTTTCTTCCCATAGAGAaatattggagatagatctggaaCGTTTTGGTTGTAGCTCGTTAAATATATCAATATGaggcaaaaattattatttacaatagcaAAGAAATGAAACAGATGTGCAGATGAAAGCAGTGTGCTTAAAATCAACAAATACACGTACTGTGTCTCCTGTTGAACTGCCTCCAggaaagccaagtgatcaagcagaacccattttcttggttttgctgaggcatgtgaacctgttccaagctttctttctcgtttatttctctgatgcGAGTCCCGAATAtttctccatctgtttttgcacatttcacctaaaattccaatgaaagataagtttattaacaataagcgcacgctagcgtcattgcattgttaaagttcttgacaacaagatagggttacaccttacacatctctagaattttcattctgaacgtctacagtatacactggcagaaatgtggaaggaataatgtccgtgcttgttcacaaaatttccccaaattatacttgtcagtttctcccttgcagaaacttttggaacaagctaaggcaactttcatagccgattgactctttattcccatccaaaggaccttccatattcttatattctgacagcatacatcgttatggatgacatgaacatttaattttgccaagctgcactcaaaagatgactccaggatttacaaaagacgaatttcaattgtgaactgtgtcagaccagaagggccttgtaaaacggttgtgcacttttggcacaagttttttgagcaccaccttctaccaatgaattgaagtgaatgtggcaaattacttattgcagtatactgtttgcgcaatctgttgagaaacgccttcctcaaaaatgaATACCTGTTGGTTACAGAAAACTGTACAACAatgtggtggtggtttttcacaactggaaggtatcatcaagacaccgatctaccgtttactttcaaagtttgtactttagattgttcattttataatgaacttgccgttttcaatttttatcgtcacaaaaaaagagtaatgcgaaaatcgacctgcaagttcattttcatcattctaattctacacctgcatggattatactgattttcataacaggactgaaaaatttgcattaatgggacaataatatatatttcactcacctgcctgtttcaactgtgcaccaatttcttcccaaattctgtctctgaacaaagtgtccctatatttagggttcttcaaatcgtaaaggcaaggatgttgcgagacctgctcacagagcatcacatcctgtgagtggctcatttcagttttccttgactggttcggcatctttctggcagccgtacgtctttgtgtcgtccgcCTTcagtcgcaacactgctcactggtgcagtcaAGGTTGCTGTGGTGCAGTGCTGcagcagctgccgcaacagtcgcgcgtcgcatcccaaagtcgaactgcgcatgcgccagcaggcaacttctaacgtcacgtagcggtcgcgcgtcgcatcccaaagtcgaactgcgcatgcgccagcaggcaacttctaacgtcacgtagcgacccgtcgcagtcgctagtgtgcgtcgcctCTTGGACAGCGTACCTTAACCGTGTGGTACCCTATTCGAATACGTGACTACCAACCGCGCGCGGAACGCGGACCATTCGCGTAAGTGTGCAAAGGGCCTAAGCGTTTCGGCTGTGTAGGAATGCGCCGCTTTGTTCCTCTTTGGCGCCATTGCGTCCAACCTAAGAAAAACAAACGCGTGGCCCAACTTACAAGTAAATTTTATACGTGAATGATATTATATCTTAACTTTTACTGGTGTTAAAATGGAACTTATACCCTGGAACACTTGCGTGTACGAAACTGATATGTTTACTAGCGACTTCACTGCCCGTACGTGACCCGATCACACGAAAACACTGAGGGAACACATGTCTAGAACTTCCTTGAACGCCCGAGAGATAGCGCGTGAGGGCTTCCTAGAGTCCTGCATGCTACTGCCATCTGCTGGCAAAATCTTGGAACCTCTGGAGTTGAGGCTACGTCGTGACACAAGAAATACAGTTTATCACAGAATTACTTGATATCACGGAATAACTTGACTTTACCCTAGGCAGCACCCCTCGGAAGCCTCTGATAAAAACTACGGGGTGTGGTAATTTCTTCTCTGGTATAAAAATCTGATACTGACGGTGTTTCAACAGCCCTTCTTCTAGCAACACCGTAGTTAAAACATTCGCTACCCCCACAGATTCGAGTGGAGAATTAGCATACGGACTGTAATGTCCAGTATGTTGCGATGACGTCATATTGTTGTGTGTCGCCCCCGCCGGATTATTTTGCAAAAACGACGATAATGAATCTAGCATGCGTGGCTACACTTGCATCTCACGAATCTCGTTTTTTAAATCATTCACTTGTTTCTGCCACCCAGGCAactcatttttcaaaatattttgaatgttACCAAGTTCATTCCGCAACGATTCGCCAGATGCGCCTGGTTCACATACTACCTCTGCACTAACAGCTCGTACTGCGGCGCGTATTTCTGACTCGGCTTTTTGAGTTATGTCTTTATTACGTTCTGATACCCATTCGCCAAATTCCCTATTTAATTTTTCACCTTGAGGTTTTGCTGCAATTTGCGCTCTTGCTCAAGTGAAATTTCCGCGAACTGGTCTGTCAAATTTGACATTTTCACTTGCATGGTTGTCTGCGTATCTTTTAATTCCTTCACATCGTCATACATCCGCTTAACCTGAGGCGGAATCTCACGATATGCTTCAATTAATCTCGAGATTTCAGTTCGGATTTGCGCTAGGTTTGCATGCAGTTGACTGTTCAGATCGGTGACTGTATCGTCAAATTTCCCATGAATGTTTTTAGATAAGACTTGAAATGTTGCATCTAATGCAGTGCTTTgcttcctaaaactttcttgaatatttttagtcAAATCTGCGAATTTTGCATTAGACTcagtactttgttcattaaaacttCCTAGGatatttctagtaaaattttcaaattttgcgccagaCGCAGCGCCCTGTGCGTCAAAtttcccttgtaactcagtacgtCGGTCATTAAAGCTTTCTCGTAACTCAGTGCGTTGTTAATTGAATTTCTCCAGCTTTTTCGACATGTTGGAAGAGATGTTATTGAAGGTATCTGTTAATCTTcgcaacaaattttcaaacgatgCAATCGGCTGCGTCGCTTGCGCAGTTTCTTCACTCGTTCCCGGCTGCATGGCTTCGGATTCCAATACATTTGGAGCATTTGCGCTTCCGGTTTCCGAAACGTCAATTTCGGAATCCGTTCGCGCCATTATCGCTGTCATCCACATGCGATTGTCTATCTCTCTCGTCGCCGATATTCATAGtggaaaattttcagtatttctgCATTGACTAATAGAAACAGTAAAATATGGTAACACTGGCTTTGAATGGTGATAAAATGAAGCTGAACAACGTGCTGAGGTCTCAACACTACGCGCAGCTGCAATATAATTATTAACACATTGCAGTCGGGCCACAGATACTACTGCAATCCCTCAGAAGTCGTAGACTTTTGCGCCTTTTTTACATGGCTCCTGACCAAAAGGTAATGAAGGAAAGCAAAACCTTTTAACTGATGTGTGTGTTATCATCCTATATCTAAACATTTGTTTAAAGTTTTTTGTAAGATAtcatatatttacagaattattatattttgaaaattagatgattCAGAGGTagaaaaaaagtttgaaattgcaagaaatcagaatttattataaaataaatgtacaaaattattTCACTGAATTTTTACAACTCTTTTCATTGAGTAAAATTTGTCTTTGTGTGATATTGCTTGAAACAGTCAGGTAGACACAATCCTACATTACATTCTTCACACCACCATCTCGCCTCCCTTCTCACTCGTTTGCCAGTACTCCGTGCGCCCTTCTCAGAGCAAACAATGCAATATCTTGATGCATATTTCTTgcttgttgtcgatgggacgtgaGTGGGGAAATGCCTTGCTGTTAGCCTGTTTGCTGCTGAACCCTGCTTTTCATTTTCGTTGAAAACTTCGCcggatttctccagtatttgttttCCCAGGTTCACCATAAAAGTAAACAAGCTGGTTCGTTTGTGAGAGACAGGCCGAAGTTTCTTGTACAGAATGTAAGAATTGACCACGCACATCATTAATACATGAAAAAATACCTTTTTCCACCATTTCATTGTTCGTCGTTGAAAATAATAGGTCACCAGCTGATCTCCATGATCAacaccagttttatttttattataatcaaGTATGAGATCAGGCTTCAGTTTTTCTACCATTCCAGCCTTGGATTTTGTCTTAGTAACACTACTTGTCATTCTATGTTTGGTAGAAAGGGCAAACACATCCCTAGTATCTTTCCAGTGAAGTGCTAGCACggaattttttctcttgaatacGATTTCACCTCTTCTTAGTTTATTCTGTTTGAATTCCTGTGGTAGGCCTCTTCTGTTTCTCATTACTGTGCCAACAGCAGATGTGCCCTCATCAAAcaacttttcaaataatttttcagaaGTATAAAAGCGGTCCATGTACAATGTATGACCCTTACGTAGATAACTGTTGCACAAACGTAGCACCACTGAATCTGCACTGTTGTCTTTTTCACCTGCACCGGTGTACACTTCACAGTTCAAAACATATCCTGTTGCTGAATCACTTAGAATGAAAAATTTTATACCATACCTGCTCTGTTTGTTCTTGATATATACTCGAAATCGAATTCTCCCTCTGAATGGACATAAACCTTCATCAACTGTGA
It contains:
- the LOC126473476 gene encoding uncharacterized protein LOC126473476 isoform X2, which gives rise to MPNQSRKTEMSHSQDVMLCEQVSQHPCLYDLKNPKYRDTLFRDRIWEEIGAQLKQAGEMCKNRWRNIRDSHQRNKRERKLGTGSHASAKPRKWVLLDHLAFLEAVQQETHCLEG
- the LOC126473476 gene encoding uncharacterized protein LOC126473476 isoform X1, producing the protein MPNQSRKTEMSHSQDVMLCEQVSQHPCLYDLKNPKYRDTLFRDRIWEEIGAQLKQAGEMCKNRWRNIRDSHQRNKRERKLGTGSHASAKPRKWVLLDHLAFLEAVQQETQSISNISLWEETSDSIVSDIITDFEENTHVESPRPETSETTEVECTVDLGTILSS
- the LOC126474808 gene encoding piggyBac transposable element-derived protein 4-like gives rise to the protein MGDSLTEEEILRLLEESASEIDDDGFQTENSSSEIDGNNEWSENENEPSDVLEECEAPIQKGRGRIQQQQSQNNVVEWVNDDVLQQLPLFEGVSNVLAPLSAESTEFDCWSVFIDANVIKNIKTETNRYAAATNSKLRMQNKITSRSLWANWSAVKLHEMYQFFAIIIHMCLVHKPNITDYWSNDLMLDSSLPAKIMKRDRFRSIYFMLHVNNNDNYVRRGQPNHDPIHKIRPFFDNFVLKSKNSFSPGENLTVDEGLCPFRGRIRFRVYIKNKQSRYGIKFFILSDSATGYVLNCEVYTGAGEKDNSADSVVLRLCNSYLRKGHTLYMDRFYTSEKLFEKLFDEGTSAVGTVMRNRRGLPQEFKQNKLRRGEIVFKRKNSVLALHWKDTRDVFALSTKHRMTSSVTKTKSKAGMVEKLKPDLILDYNKNKTGVDHGDQLVTYYFQRRTMKWWKKVFFHVLMMCVVNSYILYKKLRPVSHKRTSLFTFMVNLGKQILEKSGEVFNENEKQGSAANRLTARHFPTHVPSTTSKKYASRYCIVCSEKGARSTGKRVRREARWWCEECNVGLCLPDCFKQYHTKTNFTQ